The following are from one region of the Nicotiana tomentosiformis chromosome 7, ASM39032v3, whole genome shotgun sequence genome:
- the LOC104098822 gene encoding protein GRIM REAPER: MATINSILVLKLTAIFCLIIFPLLLSSINADQNSNFLYDNDAEDQDEEWILDTAFSYDNSRGKSLYVKKIKKGTSCDAKKYNICNGVPANNGTSMLYCCKKHCRNVLGDMNNCGVCGKKCKFGQRCCGGVCTDVVYNPMHCGKCNKACLPGVPCDYGYCGYA; this comes from the coding sequence ATGGCAACAATCAACTCCATCTTAGTACTCAAACTCACTGCCATTTTCTGTCTCATTATTTTCCCACTTCTCCTATCTTCAATTAACGCTGATCAAAACTCTAATTTTCTCTATGATAATGACGCCGAAGATCAAGACGAAGAATGGATTCTTGATACAGCATTTTCTTATGATAATTCAAGAGGCAAGTCCTTATACGTTAAAAAAATCAAGAAAGGTACGAGTTGTGACGCGAAAAAATACAATATTTGCAATGGGGTGCCAGCAAATAATGGAACGAGCATGCTTTATTGCTGCAAGAAGCATTGCAGAAATGTACTAGGAGACATGAACAACTGCGGTGTATGTGGGAAAAAATGTAAGTTTGGACAACGTTGTTGTGGTGGGGTTTGTACTGATGTCGTATATAATCCTATGCATTGTGGCAAATGTAACAAAGCTTGCTTGCCTGGAGTTCCATGTGATTATGGATATTGTGGCTATGCTTAG
- the LOC104088905 gene encoding proton pump-interactor 1-like, giving the protein MGIDVEAKLVHVPVEAGSEHNNLLKENGKMSHGSVITEPIKFGSHGTEEPKEEEVSRTPVSNVPKDAVEDWPEPKQIHSFYIVKFRRFEDPKLKAKIELAERELQKKNQARSQIIEKLKAKRAERSKVIEQRKSLSAENKEFWSTIDEKRKEMEPLQQALGQLRGGRDAGRERGPIVCSSEQELNSLIKSLQYRIQHESIPLNEEKQILREIKQLEGTREAVKEKAAARAQIHESLGEKESIQNQVKLMSVGLDGVRKGQQEVKAKLKQIDDQIDAISKQINLLDEELKEVVEKRDKTYEHIQELRKQREEGNSSFYQNSNVLHKVKQLADQKDVEALKELSVTEVDKFMSLWCGKKPFRDDYERRLLQSLDIRQLSRDGRMRNPDEKPLVLPEVPTVSRTEVPARANAKPVKEDHASVDAAPVQKEQKEKSSKQPNDSHVKNTKRAEKKDVVVDEEEEIYGLEKIPKDISSKKNEVDEATLKEMKKEEEIAKNRQAMERKKKLAEKAAAKASKKAQLEAEKKLKEREKRARKKGGSSVADQEPTEEPTETPAEVAEEEKADENVEIVAPKVKARKENTVRHRATRARGSELPKAILKRKKATNYWLRAGAPAAVVVVILLVVGYIYLQK; this is encoded by the exons atggGGATAGATGTGGAAGCTAAGTTAGTTCATGTTCCAGTTGAAGCTGGAAGTGAGCACAACAACCTTCTGAAAGAAAATGGAAAGATGAGTCATGGTTCAGTGATTACCGAGCCTATAAAATTTGGTTCTCACGGTACTGAAGAACCTAAGGAGGAGGAAGTAAGCAGAACACCTGTGAGCAATGTACCAAAGGATGCGGTTGAGGACTGGCCTGAACCTaagcagatccattcgttctataTTGTTAAGTTTCGGAGATTTGAAGACCCAAAACTGAAGGCTAAAATTGAACTGGCTGAGAGAGAGCTACAGAAAAAGAACCAAGCAAGATCTCAGATTATTGAAAAATTAAAGGCTAAAAGG GCAGAACGATCAAAGGTAATTGAACAAAGGAAATCTCTCAGTGCTGAGAATAAGGAATTTTGGAGTACTATTGatgagaaaagaaaggaaatggaACCTCTGCAACAGGCCTTAGGTCAGCTCCGCGGTGGTAGAGATGCAGGCCGAGAAAGGGGTCCTATAGTATGTTCATCCGAGCAGGAGCTCAATAGCCTT ATTAAGAGTCTGCAGTACCGCATTCAGCATGAAAGCATTCCTCTGAACGAAGAGAAGCAAATTCTCCGGGAAATCAAACAACTTGAAGGGACAAGGGAAGCTGTTAAAGAAAAGGCTGCAGCAAGGGCACAGATTCATGAATCGTTGGGTGAAAAAGAATCAATCCAGAACCAGGTCAAA CTTATGAGTGTTGGCCTGGATGGAGTTCGGAAGGGGCAGCAGGAGGTTAAGGCCAAGCTTAAGCAAATAGATGATCAGATTGATGCCATAAGCAAGCAGATCAACTTATTGGATGAGGAATTGAAGGAAGTTGTGGAGAAGAGGGACAAGACTTACGAACATATTCAGGAATTGAGAAAACAACGTGAAGAAGGG AATTCTTCTTTCTACCAAAACTCCAATGTGTTGCACAAAGTTAAACAACTCGCAGATCAAAAGGATGTTGAAGCCCTTAAAGAGCTCTCAGTTACAGAG GTCGATAAGTTCATGTCTCTCTGGTGTGGTAAAAAGCCTTTTAGGGATGACTATGAGAGGAGACTCTTGCAGTCACTTGATATCAGGCAGTTGAGCAGGGATGGCAGAATGAGGAATCCCGACGAAAAGCCTCTGGTGCTACCAGAAGTACCTACTGTCTCCCGAACCGAGGTTCCAGCAAGAGCTAATGCAAAACCTGTAAAGGAAGATCATGCGTCCGTTGACGCTGCTCCTGTTCAGAAAGAACAGAAGGAGAAGAGTAGCAAGCAGCCAAATGATTCTCATGTTAAAAACACAAAGCGTGCCGAGAAAAAAGATGTGGTTGTTGATGAAGAAGAGGAAATTTATGGTTTGGAAAAGATACCCAAGGATATTAGTTCCAAGAAAAATGAAGTTGACGAGGCAACTTTgaaggagatgaagaaagaggaGGAGATAGCAAAAAATAGACAGGCTATGGAGAGGAAGAAAAAGTTGGCAGAGAAAGCAGCTGCAAAAGCTTCAAAGAAAGCTCAGCTAGAAGCTGAAAAGAAGCTCA AGGAACGTGAGAAGAGAGCGAGGAAGAAGGGCGGATCTTCTGTCGCAGATCAGGAACCAACTGAGGAACCGACCGAAACACCTGCGGAGGTTGCTGAGGAAGAAAAAGCGGACGAAAATGTTGAAATTGTTGCACCCAAGGTCAAGGCGCGGAAAGAGAATACCGTTAGGCATAGAGCAACACGTGCAAGAGGCTCAGAGCTTCCTAAAGCTATACTAAAGCGCAAAAAAGCAACGAACTATTGGCTGCGGGCGGGTGCTCCTGCTGCTGTGGTAGTTGTGATACTTCTAGTTGTCGGATACATATATCTTCAAAAGTAA